Part of the Phycisphaerales bacterium genome, GACCGGCGGTAAGGCAAACCGTGAAGTCCAGAAAGACCGCGAGCATACGCGGTTTCTTTATGCGCCCAGCGCGCACATCTTGTAGAGCACACGGGCCCCTACCACCGCGTCGATGGATCGAACGCCCGGATCGGGATCGGGCGCGACCTCGACCAGGTCGAAGCCAGCCACCGTCTTGCCGCTCTCGATGACGGCCTGGATCACTGCCGCAGCCTGTGAAAAGCTCAGGCCGCCAGGAACGGGCGTGCCGGTGTTTGGGCACAGATAAACCTCGAGCGCGTCGATGTCGAAGGTGACGTAGATCGCGTCGGGCAGCGCCGCGAGCGCACGATCGACGAGCGAGCGGAACGCCGCCGGGTCGCCGCCCGCATCGGCCACGTGCTCGCCGAAGATGGTGGTGACGGGCTTGCCGAATTCGGCCTTGGCGGAGCGCGAGAACTCAAGCTCTTCCCTGCAGTAGTCGCGGATGCCGATCTGGGCCAGCGCCTTGACGCCGGACACCATCGTGAGTGCGTTGCGCATGATCGAGGCATGGCTGTGGGTCAGGCCGCAGTAGGCGTCGCGCAGGTCCATGTGCGCGTCGAGTTGCAGGATGCCGATCTCGCCTGCATGTTCGGCGCAGGCCTCGATAGCGCCCAGGGGCACGCCGTGCTCGCCGCCGACGAGGCCGGGGGTCTTGCCCTCGCTCAAGATCTGCGTCACGTGCTCGTACGTGTACCTGCGGATGCGCTCGCACGCGGCGTTCACGCGCTCGCGGGCGGCCTCGTCTACCGGCGGCTCGCCCTCGACCTCGATCAGCGCCTCGGCGTCGGGCCGGACGGCGGCCGAGAGCTCGGCGATCCAGGGCTCGATAGGCTCCATGGCGATGCCGCGGTCGGCGATGCGGCCCAGCCGGGTGTCTTCCAGGTCGACCTGGGCCGAGGCCTCGAGCACCGCCAGGGGTCCGCCAGCGGTGCCGGGCCGGTAGCTGGTGGTGGCGTCGAAGGGCACCCCCACGAGCACGACGCCGGCGTCGGCTCGGGTAGTCGGGAGGCGGAGGAACTCGGGCTGGGTCATGGACGGGGCCTCCCACCGCGGGGCACCGCCCGTGCGGTGCAACGCGTCGGTTGGCGCGACCATAGGGCTTGCTTGGCGGGCGGGGCGTGGGTAGGTTGAGGCCCCAACGCGTCGAACCCCACGGGAGCAGCCGATGGACGAGCATGTGCCTACGCCCTCCGACAAGCCGGATCTGATCAAGAACCGCCGCGGCGCCCTCGACTGGATCGAGTGGCTCGGCAACAAGCTGCCCGATGCGGCCACGCTGTTCCTGCTCGGCGCGATCGTCGTCATGATCGTGAGCCACCTCGCGTACACGCAAGGCTGGTCGGTCGAGGTGCAGTCGCTCCGAGAGACCGTCGATCCGACGACGGGCGAGGCAACGACCGAACTCGTCCCCACCGGCACCGTCCTGACCGCCCAGAGCCTGTTGACCAGCGACGGGCTCTACTGGTGCCTGAGCTCGATGGTCGCCAACTTCATGGGCTTCGCACCCCTCGGCGTCGTCCTCACCGGCATGCTGGGCATCGGCGTCGCCGAAAAGACCGGCCTGATCGGTGCCGGGCTCAAGGCATTCATGAAGGTGGTGCCCAACCAGCTCCTGACGCCCGCCATGGTCTTCCTGGGCATCATGAGCAGCTTCGGGCTCGATGCGGGCTACGTCGTGCTGCCCCCGCTGGCGGCGCTCTTGTACAAGTCGGTCGGTCGCTCGCCGCTGGCGGGCATCGCCGCAGTGTTCGCGGGCGTGGCGGCAGGTTTCAACGCAAACCTCGTGGTCACGGGCCTCGACCCCATGCTCGCGGCGCTCAGCACGCAGGGCGCGCAGATCATCGACGCGGACTATCAGGTAGCCGCGACCTGCAATTGGTGGTTCATGATCGTTTCGACCTTCGTCATCACCGGCGTGGGCTGGGCGACGAGCGCCTGGTTCGTCGAGCGCCGGCTCAGCCGCAAGAGCATCGAGGAGGGCGGACCAGCCCCCATCGAGGCGGTCGACCTGGAGAGCCAGCAGATCACGCCAACGGAGCAGAAGGGCCTGGTCGCCGCGGCCCTGACGGGCGTCGTCGTCATCGGCATCATCGTGGCGACCGTCGTCGTCAAGGACTGGCCGCTCTACGACTACCAGGTGCCCGGCGTTGCAACCGTCGAGAACCCCGATCCCGATCCATCGATCGCCGACCGCGTGAAGCTCGATGGCGAGCCGGTCGCGGCTCCGGAGACGATGCCCGAGGGCGCGGTGGTCGTCGAGGGCGCGGGCTACTACACCGACGCAAGCCTGACAACGTTCGTGACCGACTCCGGTGAGGTGCTGCAGAAGCGCTCGCCGCCGTTTGCGCGCTGGGTCGTGGTCATCACGCCGCTCATCTTCATCGGATCGATCGTCCCGGGCATGGTGTACGGCCTGGTCACGGGCAGCATCAAGAGCACCAAGGACGCGGGCGCGGTCATGATCAAGGCCATCGAGATGATGGCGCCGATCATCGTGCTGGCGTTCTTCGCGGCCCAGTTCATCCAGTACATGAGCTACAGCGGGCTCGACGTCATGATGGCGCACGCGGGCGGGCAGTCGCTCGCCACCAGCGGCCTGAGCAACTACGGGCTGGTCGTCGCGTTCATCGTCATGACGA contains:
- a CDS encoding AbgT family transporter; protein product: MDEHVPTPSDKPDLIKNRRGALDWIEWLGNKLPDAATLFLLGAIVVMIVSHLAYTQGWSVEVQSLRETVDPTTGEATTELVPTGTVLTAQSLLTSDGLYWCLSSMVANFMGFAPLGVVLTGMLGIGVAEKTGLIGAGLKAFMKVVPNQLLTPAMVFLGIMSSFGLDAGYVVLPPLAALLYKSVGRSPLAGIAAVFAGVAAGFNANLVVTGLDPMLAALSTQGAQIIDADYQVAATCNWWFMIVSTFVITGVGWATSAWFVERRLSRKSIEEGGPAPIEAVDLESQQITPTEQKGLVAAALTGVVVIGIIVATVVVKDWPLYDYQVPGVATVENPDPDPSIADRVKLDGEPVAAPETMPEGAVVVEGAGYYTDASLTTFVTDSGEVLQKRSPPFARWVVVITPLIFIGSIVPGMVYGLVTGSIKSTKDAGAVMIKAIEMMAPIIVLAFFAAQFIQYMSYSGLDVMMAHAGGQSLATSGLSNYGLVVAFIVMTMFFNLFIGSMSAKYTLFAPIFVPMLMFVGISPELTQAAYRIGDSTTNIITPLNAYLVIILVFMQRFAPRSGMGTLISMMMPYTIVFAIVWTIMLLAWMALGLELGPNGPLTYSMAAG
- a CDS encoding agmatinase family protein is translated as MTQPEFLRLPTTRADAGVVLVGVPFDATTSYRPGTAGGPLAVLEASAQVDLEDTRLGRIADRGIAMEPIEPWIAELSAAVRPDAEALIEVEGEPPVDEAARERVNAACERIRRYTYEHVTQILSEGKTPGLVGGEHGVPLGAIEACAEHAGEIGILQLDAHMDLRDAYCGLTHSHASIMRNALTMVSGVKALAQIGIRDYCREELEFSRSAKAEFGKPVTTIFGEHVADAGGDPAAFRSLVDRALAALPDAIYVTFDIDALEVYLCPNTGTPVPGGLSFSQAAAVIQAVIESGKTVAGFDLVEVAPDPDPGVRSIDAVVGARVLYKMCALGA